The genomic DNA GCCCAGGCCCGTTTCCGTCGCGCCGTAATGCAAGAATGTTTCGCAGCCGCAGAGTGCCTCGATCCGGGCGCGCAACGCGGGTGGGGCATAGTCCGAGCACAAGAGCATGGTCCGGACCTGACCGAATGGCAGCTCGTGCGCCAGTGCCAAAAGATGCTGGGGGAGCCCGACAACGCAGGTGAAGCCCTCGCACTGGATTTCATCGGCGCAGTGCGCGAAGTTTTCCGGTGGCCACATGCCCTGGCAGCGCAGACCGCCTTTGGCCAGGGCGCGGATAAGCAGATCGCCGGTGCTGTCCGGCTGGGCATGGGGCAACAGCGCCAAAACCGCATCCGATGGCGTGACGAGGCTGAACATGCCGTGAAGGAAAAAATCCAGTGTCGCTTCCAAATCCGTGGCCGTGAAATGCAGACGCTTGGGTGCCCCGGTACTGCCGGAGGTCTGCAGGGTGATGATACGGGCCACATCGCGTTGCGGCGCGCAGACCATGCGCAGCCCATGTTCGCCCACGTCCGTGGATGACATGAGCGGCAGCCGGGTCAGATCGGCCGGAGTTTTCAGATCGGCCGGATCAAGTCCCGCCAGGCGTTCCCGATACCACGGGCTTTTGGCCTGAACATAAATCACGGTCTGTCGCAGGGCCGCCATCTGGGCGCGTTCCAAATCTTCGCGGTTCAGCGGCAACGGCAGATCCAGCCGTCTGGCGGTCAGGGCCTCGACGGAGGATGGGCTCACACCTTCCCCCGGTACAACGTTTGGCCGCTTCTGGACGTGAGATTGAAGGCGCAGAACGGAATGAGACGACCGTCTGGTTGCGCCACATGAATGCAGCATCCTTGCAGGCGTTCCAGATTGAGGTTCCAGGCATCCTGAAAGGCCATGGACGAGATGGTGAAGGAGTGGGTTTTGGCCCGGGCCAGAAAGCGGTCCAGATCATTGTCCGGTTCGGTTTCGGAAATTTTGGGCGCGGCCCATTGCCGGGCCGTGACGCCGATGGACTTCAGGGCTCCGGCCTCGGCCGGTTTGGGGGTGCAGTCACAGGTCGCGCGGCCCAGCCGGGTGAACCCGCCATCCTCGCGCGTCACGAATTTGCCCGAAAAGGAACACAGGGCGTGCTCACAGCCGGGTGGCAGAAAATCATCCGTGGAAACAATGCCGCCGCTTTGCCCGGCCAGGCCGGACATCACTTCCGGCAGGGTGACATGATCCGGCGTGAAGTTTGCCGGATAGCGCCCAAAATAACTCATGGGCTGAAAATGCACACCGCGCACAAAGGGTTGGCGTTCAAGGCCGAAGCGGACGATGTCCCACAGCTGCCCCAGATTCACGTCGCGACGGATGGTCGGCACGAGAACGATGCCCAGACCCGCCTTGGCGGCATGATCAATGGCTCGGATTTTGACATCCAGCAGTGGCCGCCCGCGCATGGCCGTGAACACGTCCTCGGTCACGCCGTCGAACTGCAAAAAAACGGAAGCCAAGCCTGCTTCGGCCAGACGCGGCGCCAGTTCCGGATCTTCGGCCAGCCGCAGACCATTGGTGTTGACCTGCACGAAGTCAAAGCCCGCCTTCCTGGCCATGGCCACGATTTCCGGCAGGTCGTGACGCACGGTCGGTTCGCCGCCGGAGAGTTGGATGTTGCAGCCCTTTGTGCGGACCATGATCTGGTCGAACATCCGGGCCAGGGTATCATGGTCAAGGTCCGTGCCGACGGCGCCGCTGCTTGCAAAACAGATCGGACAGCGCAGATTGCACCTTTGGGTGATCTCCACCAGGGCCGTACAGGTGCGTTGGGCATGACGGGCGCAGAGACCGCAGTCATACGGGCAGCCGCGTCCAACGGCTTCGCGCGGGCCACCGGAAAACGGGATTTTGGGGCGCGACCAGGATGAAAACGCCGGCGTGCCGCGCCAAA from Deltaproteobacteria bacterium includes the following:
- a CDS encoding phenylacetate--CoA ligase family protein; this translates as MLHSCGATRRSSHSVLRLQSHVQKRPNVVPGEGVSPSSVEALTARRLDLPLPLNREDLERAQMAALRQTVIYVQAKSPWYRERLAGLDPADLKTPADLTRLPLMSSTDVGEHGLRMVCAPQRDVARIITLQTSGSTGAPKRLHFTATDLEATLDFFLHGMFSLVTPSDAVLALLPHAQPDSTGDLLIRALAKGGLRCQGMWPPENFAHCADEIQCEGFTCVVGLPQHLLALAHELPFGQVRTMLLCSDYAPPALRARIEALCGCETFLHYGATETGLGGGVECAAHNGCHLRESELLVEIVSPKTGAPLAHGELGEVVVTTLGRQAMPLLRYRTGDLARLATTACVCGGITARLRDIRGRSPIITLSDGSALSSQMLDDALFAVDGLTDYRAAVVQNETLWLEIEFLSRPDHENTKTAIRLATEGIPSIARALAMGHLQVATRRVDFFSPSHTAKRTLLDKRGQVT
- a CDS encoding radical SAM protein; amino-acid sequence: MNSATPILGRVGSVCPECLRTIEAELVPDGDCVRMVKTCPDHGEFSTVIWRGTPAFSSWSRPKIPFSGGPREAVGRGCPYDCGLCARHAQRTCTALVEITQRCNLRCPICFASSGAVGTDLDHDTLARMFDQIMVRTKGCNIQLSGGEPTVRHDLPEIVAMARKAGFDFVQVNTNGLRLAEDPELAPRLAEAGLASVFLQFDGVTEDVFTAMRGRPLLDVKIRAIDHAAKAGLGIVLVPTIRRDVNLGQLWDIVRFGLERQPFVRGVHFQPMSYFGRYPANFTPDHVTLPEVMSGLAGQSGGIVSTDDFLPPGCEHALCSFSGKFVTREDGGFTRLGRATCDCTPKPAEAGALKSIGVTARQWAAPKISETEPDNDLDRFLARAKTHSFTISSMAFQDAWNLNLERLQGCCIHVAQPDGRLIPFCAFNLTSRSGQTLYRGKV